The following coding sequences lie in one Zingiber officinale cultivar Zhangliang chromosome 2B, Zo_v1.1, whole genome shotgun sequence genomic window:
- the LOC122048195 gene encoding glutathione S-transferase T3-like encodes MGSQLGMSYPYGVSPNQPPVILSNESRRATIDPSISDKESLTSSSVPATQVPPHSSQEEREVELEENESKRRFWSPDEDVVLAKSWATISTDAIIGNDQKDQAFWKRIGDYYNKHRPAGSMMRSYQRLKSHYYRVLKDYEKYTPQSVAHYSNKKARTSESGGNTSTSNPDTSVDLDDSEVRIRPIGQKAAKRKGKSKAREGDTMEHNIDKEWQDIKEYQMQKMALREAEIFHKDYEILMKDTSEMTPGQLYLHEKMVEKIKQRHGLV; translated from the exons ATGGGTAGCCAACTTGGGATGTCTTATCCTTACGGGGTTTCTCCTAATCAACCACCTGTCATACTTTCGAATGAATCTAGAAGGGCGACTATTGATCCATCTATCAGCGACAAAGAATCTCTAACGTCATCATCTGTTCCAGCAACTCAGGTGCCACCACACTCATCACAAGAAGAGCGTGAAGTTGAGCTGGAGGAAAATGAATCGAAAAGAAGATTCTGGTCTCCCGATGAAGATGTGGTCCTTGCGAAGTCATGGGCAACTATAAGCACTGATGCAATCATTGGTAATGACCAGAAGGATCAAGCTTTTTGGAAACGTATTGGTGATTACTACAACAAACATCGCCCCGCTGGATCTATGATGAGAAGTTATCAGCGTCTGAAATCACATTATTACAG ggttctcaaagactacgagaaataTACTCCACAATCAGTTGCTCATTACTCTAACAAGAAGGCAAGGACATCCGAGTCAGGAGGAAACACTTCAACATCAAATCCAGATACAAGTGTTGATTTAGATGACTCTGAAGTCCGCATTCGTCCGATAGGGCAAAAGGCAGCGAAGAGGAAGGGCAAATCTAAAGCCAGAGAGGGCGACACAATGGAACATAACATCGACAAAGAATGGcaagatattaaagaatatcaaatgCAAAAAATGGCTCTGCGGGAAGCCGAgatctttcataaggattatgaaattcttatgaagGATACCAGTGAGATGACACCAGGACAACTTTATTTACATGAGAAAATGGTGGAAAAAATTAAACAGAGACATGGCCTGGTGTAG